The genomic segment AAAAAGGACATTAGTACCCAAAGAGGTGGAATGGAATTTGAGTCCGATTGGACAAAGCATTGGAAATCATCAGCCTTCACTGCTCAAGCCATCCGTTCAGCAACATCTTTTATGCCTTGGTCTTGTAAAATATCAAGAAATGAAGGATTTCACGAATATCTTTAATCGGTAGCTGATTTTTCTGTTAAGTTGATCTTTGTAGTTGAGAGACATAGAAGGAATTCATGATGCTTCTGTCCACTTCCTGTTTGAGAATTTCTTATTCAAAAAATGCCTAATTTTGTTAGTGGAAAGAAGAGAGCTACCGAGTTGAACATGTGTTTCTCCAACGCTCTCGAGCAGGGTACTCCACCTCGCTCAAAAGGGGGTTCCTGCTTAACTCCAAAGTTCGTTGATGGTATCCATAGTCCTGTCTTGCCTGGGCTGCCCGATGATGTGGCAATGTACTGTCTTGCACTTGTTCCTCGAACTAATTTTCCTGCTATGGGTGTTGTTTGCAAAAGATGGAGGTCTTTTATCCAAAGTAAGGAATTTATCAGGGTTAGAAAACTAGCTGGCATGCTCGAGGAGTGGCTTTATGTCCTAACTGTTGACTCTCAAGGAAATGGGAGCCACTGGAAGGTTATAGACTGTTTGGGACAGAAACAAAATGAATTCCCCACAATGCCTGGTTGTGAGAAAGTTGGTTTTGGCGTGGTAGTTCTCAATGGAAAGCTTCTCATAATTGCTGGTTATGCCATGATTGATGGAAATAGATCGCCCTCTGCTGATGTTTATCAGTACGATTCTTGCCTCAACaggtttgttttcttttaccTCATATTCCTGTTTCATTCTTTGCTTGTCACTGCATTCGTGCTTTTTGTAATGCTCAAGTACTCTGAACTTTCAGGGTCTTTTTAATGGAACATTTGAATTACGACTTTATAAACACTCGCAAAATTGGGAGGTTTTATTTTTATGCTAGAATTTCTCGGTTGCGGTATCTTCGGCTATTAGACAGCTTGATTAGTTTCATAACCAAAATGTCTTTTAAACCCCAATGACTAATCTAGATTGTAATACTTCTCTGCAGCTGGAGTAAGCTAGCGGACATGAATGTTGCGCGCTATGATTTTGCTTGTGCTGAGGTAAATGGCATGGTCTATGCAGTTGGCGGCTATGGGATGGATGGTGAATCTCTCTCATGTGCTGAAGTGTATGACCCTGATGCTGACAAGTGGACTGTAATTGAGAGTCTTCGCCGACCACGGTGGGGATGCTTTGCTTGCGGATTTGAAGGAAAGCTCTATGTAATGGGAGGTAGATCGAGTTTCACAATTGGAAATTCAAGGTTTGTTGACGTGTATAACACTGAGAGGCACACCTGGTGTGAGATGAAAAATGGTTGTGTCATGGTCACCGCTCATGCTGTGGTGGGGAAGAAACTTTTTTGTATCGAGTGGAAAAACCAGCGGAAGCTGGCTATATTTGACTCAGAGGATCATTCATGGAAGATGGTGCCAGTTCCAGTAACTGGGAGCTCAAGCATCCGATTCCAGTTTGGCATACTGGATGGAAaacttcttttattttcactgcAGGAGGATCCCGGTTACATTACCCTTCTGTATGATCCAAACGCACCCCCTGGCTCAGAGTGGCAGACCTCAGTGATAAAGCCATCCGGTTCGTGCATGTGCAGTGTCACAATCAAGGCATAAAGTGGTCGATTTCATcaaagatgatgatgatttCAGTGGCGTTCTTAAAGGGTCTTCCCCCCGGTTTCCGTGTGGGGTTCCGTTGTCCGTTTAAAGAAGCAGTTATGCATGATCTATTGTATAGTTTTAGTAAGCTGGTTGATTTAAGACTAGTGTGATTATGTCGTCTTGTATGAGTAATTTGCTTGCGAAGCTTTACTGACATAAATCTTGAGCAGCAGTTGTTGTTGTATCTCAAATGTTAGCGGCGTCTGTGATGGACTGGGATGCAGTAATATTCCAGCAAGTATCTGTGGGCAAAATTCCAATGGACGATCATGCCCGTGGGCTGTGGAGTTTGTTGCCAGTGCTGCGGTAGATGAATTAAACACATGAAACGTGGCATGACAACGTAAAAGAACTTTGCATGTTTTGTTATGCTAGCGAAAGAGAATGTACATTAAAAGCTTTTCAAGTTGccaattgaatgaaaaatgatCTCGTTCACCTAATCATCAATAACGCAGCGGGTGTCTGCGGCAATAGCGCTAGGTTAACTAATACCGAAATCTCCTCAGACCCATCTGAAGTCTTGAACGATGCCCTATATGCTCAATTTGTCCCCAGGAGAGGAGAGCCGAAGAAGACGCAGGAAAGGACGTCGAAAGTCTTTACTTAACGTGCTTGCTTTGTACGAGGCTACGGAGTGCAGTTTTGCAATTTTACTTGCTATTAGTAACTGCAAAGTCACTAACTTGGTTCTCAATCGTCTCTCTGTTTTTTAATCAGCTGTAAACAATTTGAGGAGTACGTTCAAGAGTCACTCTCGTACACATTTTGAAGGGGAAGATAATCAATTTGTTCCTTTTAACTATTTCTTTAATTCATTAATCTGCATCGGTGCGAATACCTGACCATATTTATTGAATAACACATCAGTGGCTTAAATTATCTAAGACTCCTTTTGAATTggcctatttttgaaaaataaattcttCATATATAATATTACAGTAATGCACAAATAAAAAGAATACTTAAAACACatcatccatacaatatatcaagaCACCTGACCATATATTTTGAGTGGTTCTTGAGCCTAATTTGATCTCAAATTCGAACATAAATTTTTAGTTTGGGTAAATATGCCATGTACACCAACAGCACCCACCAGTCAAATTACGCATTAAATTTAAGTCCTACTTTGATTATATTATATGCAAGATAATACTCTTTGAGTGGCTTGAGCAACTGGCAACTGCTGTTTTTACTCTTTGgcttttggtttggtttgggatTATTTACCAATTAGCAAACCCAACAAGGACTTTAATCGCGTGTTAATTAGCTTAAAATATCAAGCGTTTCATCAAAGAAAATACTCCCcccaaaatcccaaaaaaaaggcGGCAACAACTTGAAAGTTAAAACCTCCACCCACCACCCTCCCTAAGGGTTCCGCCGTCCCCAAAGCCCTCCGCTTCTCCCAGCTCCGCCATCAACCACCGGAAATGTTCGGCACCCCATCATCAGCCCCGCCCTTCGGGACTCCCTCCTCAACCCCTGCATTCGGTACCCCCTCTTCGACCCCGGCCTTCGGCACTCCGTCTTCCACCCCTGCCTTCGCCACTCCATCTTCAAGCCCAGCCTTCGGAACGCCGTCCACCCCGTCGTTTGGCACCGGCTTCGGAACCTCACTGTTCTCTACTCCGTTCTCGCAGCAGCAATCGCAGCAGAACTCTTTCTTTCAGACGCCTCAGAGCTCAAGCCCTTTCGGTCTCTCGACGCCGTTCGCTGCCACCCAAGTGCAGTCTTCTCCGTTTGGTCAGCCCGCTGTGACTCCGGCATTGCCCTTTGGAAATGTTCAATTGACCACTCAGATGGCTCCAGTTGCTCCTCTCCCCTTTTCTCTTGCCGATCGTGATATTCAAGTAAGCCTAACTAGggaagttcttttttttttttgttttggaaaaattcgtaGCTGTATTTAGTTTGCATCTACATATGGCGGTTTTCCTTTAAATTTATGGTTTTGCTATGTGAACTATACTAGGCTATTGTTGATGCTTACAAGGAGGAGCCTGGGAACCCTAAGTATGCATTTAAGGTTCGATTTTTCATCATTGACCTTGTCCTTGTCAGATTTTTTAATTCTGTTTATGCTCGATTCTTGTTTAATTGGTAAAATTCTTGGGTGAAGAAACGTGGATTTTGGGGACATTGACGTTTGAATTCATTTGGCCATTGTAactttattttgttaattattaattagtaaTTTAGCAATGATTCTCTGTCCCCTTTGAAGAAGGAGAGATGGTAGGTTAGGTTACGTTGCCTTCGTTTAGCTGAAGTCTGAGAAAGGAAAATATTCATTGCATGAAACACTGAATGTAGTGATAGGCCAACACATAGTTGCAATTTGGAACAAATTGGTGGCAAGAATAAGCTGCAGATGAAATGTATTCGTCTCTCATtcttagaaaaaaaatgattagataGCATCTTTTCTCGGTTCCCAaaattttctccattctatgtttatgaagtttttaaaatatgtGTTTGTGGTTTTGCAGCATTTATTGTTCAGCGTGACTGAACCTCAATATAGGGTGAAACCTGCTGGTGTATCAGATGTAAGTTCAATGTGGTTTGAGTTATACTTCTGATTCTGTTGCTTTTATTTACATGTCGAGACTTTGTAGTAAATCTTGTGAATTAGTTTGGCTTGTTAGATAATGTGGGCAGAGGCCATGGGGAAACTTGAAGGCATGGAGAGTTCTGATCGAGAACGACTTTGGCCCCACCTTGTTCAGGGATTTAAAGATCTGTCACAGCGCCTCAAGGTACCGGATGGATGATCATTACCTCCTTGAAATGAGGATGGCTTCAGTGCttggaaaaaattttttgttgaaGCCTTCCTAACTCACATTTGTTTCATTTCGATGTGCCAAATCTGCATtctttgaagaattttttttaaatattaaatttctGTGTATCCAATCTCTATAATTAGATTCACTAGATGGCATAAGTAGTGCCTCTTTCTCATGTTAAATaatgtgtgtttggatagagtatcatttgaaatattatttggaataattactatagcacttgttgtaatgtgatgtatgtgagataaaaaggtatttgaaaatataaaaaggtgggttggaaaatgtggttatgatgcaagcaaaatattatgtgaaaaaaTTTAGCTATCCAAACACTATTATATTGTTTCTTGGCGGGCAATAAAGCGAGCAATCTATCAGTATCTTCACCAAGAATTTATTTTGTTAATCCTCTTTTCATACCTTTATGGTAATTAAATGTTAGTCTTTGGGATACCTTGCAATCgtgttctttcttttctctatcAACATTATCTGATTGTAGCTTGGGATACctgaatttattttcttttttgaattgtGTTTCTTTAACTTTGGATAAGCTACAAGATGAAGTTATAGTCTCAGATTCTGAGAGATTGCGAATAACACAGAGCAATGTAAAAATGGTACTCTCTTGCTCTCTTGGTTTGATATACCAAACTTGTGGTTAGTGTACTAGATTTGTTAACCTGCCTTTATGCAGCTTCAAAGGCATTTCCAAGCAGACACTTTTCCTTGGATTCGGAGGATGCAACAAAAGGAGCAGAGTCTCCAGAGGCGCCTCTTAAGGGTGAGATGTCTGGCATTATacttcatttttatcatattgtCCTAGATGCTAGTGTTTTGATCTGATAGTTAAGCATTTTCTGCTGCAATACAAGTGGTAATATAAATGATTAGGAGATTTAATTTTGTTATAATCCTGTAATGTTCACTCGTGTCTCTTTGTTTTAGAAGAAACAATTAAGGAATACCATCTAGATGAAGTTTTAGACCCCAAAGTACCCATGTCGACATGCCATGACACTGGTGCTGGTATGGGATATGTGTGCAatgaaaaatttttggacacttttgacttttgtgaggTCTGATGTCGAAGCAAGAGGAGAAGAACTGGGTGAGAAAACTCATAGATGCAGAAGACTTGTTGCATTGGAGTCCTACTGGAATCCTTTTGAGCTATGGCTTGTTGGTTACTTTAGAATTCTCCAATCCTTAGTGAGCTATGACTTGTATGTTGGCTGTACTGTATAATTCTTATTTTTACTTGAAATTTTGCTGTACCCACGTACTCTTGTCTGAGTCTTTAGAAGTGTCCCTGTATCCTAATTTTAGAAGGTTGACGAATCAGGCACTTAGACACATACCCGAATCCGACACCTATACCCGAGTCCGAGTaacataggaaaacagaatgtTCAATACACTAGCTATGTACACTGGACTTTGCTATGCAACAGATAAAGAATATAGTCTCATATGATACACAGGTAATGCGAATTATAGAGGCATTGGAAGGCAAAGGGTGTCGATCACCTTTGATGAAGGGAGAAGCTGAATTGGCGGAGAAGTTGGCTGCATTAACTCGACAGGTACTTGATCCAGGTCTTTTGATCTGTGTAAGATTTTTATGATGTGGCTTGTAATGGAGCTTGTATTTACTAGTAAATTCTGACAGTTAAAAGGATCAGGAGCAGAACTTTCTAGAAGGGTTCAAAATCTACTGACTCTATCTCGTGTTCAAGCCAATGGCCTTGGTGGTAGATCTATGTATATACCTGGATCAACTAAAATACATGAGCAAAGTCTTTTGGACATGCAGGAGGTATTGTCAAATCTCATTTTAATCAGCATTGCTGACATGGAGGTGGTACATCACTTTCATTGATATGCGTGTGTAAATGATGGAATAACTCAATAAAATGCAGGAAAAAGAATGATCAGTGTATCATTTGAAGCTTTGTCCTTCATTGCACCCCCAGATATTTATTGCAAATTTTATATGCTCACCCTTGTGGCTCACGTACTTTATGACACAATTACATGAAGCAAGCAAAAATATGTCTGAATGCATGCCCAGCCTAAAACAAGTCATATAACTCATGGTGAAGAATGATTCAATGTAAATTATGCTCAAATTGTAAAGAGGCTACTTTTGTCTTTTCTGGACACAGGTCTTGCAACAGCAGACGGAGGCTATTGCTAGGCTTGGCAATGTTTTAAAGAGAGATATGAGGGATATGGAGATCATCATGGCTGAGGAAACAGAGATGTCAGAAGACTAGCCATACATTTAAGTTGTTCGCTGTTCATTTTCAGTTTGTTGGTTTAAAAGCTTTTGCTCCTGTTAGGATAAATTTTGTTGGCAACAATGAGCAAGTTATGGGAATTCCTACTGCCACATCTCTTCTACCTtgctttttgacctggaaattTAGATGGATCAGAGGCTAGAATCTTAATCACCTCTGTCTTGATTGCTGTTGGAAAATTTCCCTCCCGTGagacttcatttgatgattttATGCTTCATACATCAGGTCAATTTGTGCTCACAAAGATCAGCGGCCGGAAGTTTGATTTTTGTGCTCTGGATATGCATGTCATTTTCATCAAGGTCAGCAAACTACGGTAACAGAATTCGTTCTCGACACCAAAGGTTTGTTGTACAACTCGACAAGCAAACTGTGCTTGTTGGATGGCAAATTGTATCATGTAAAGTACGAGATTGAGAACCAAGCATACCTTCACTCTGTGAGATTATGGGAATTTGTCTATTCACTTTGAGATTGTACGCAGTATCTCAGTAATGGATGTAGGTTAGAACATGCCTATAGTACCAGGATTTTGTAGTCGCTATCGTGAAGTACTGCAGTCAGTGAAGTTCAAATAGACTACACTGAAAAACAATCGTTCTAAAACtaattttaatatatatttgatgtaGTGGTTTATATTGTGAACTATATACGAACGAAACAACAAAATATAGAAGAAAGTGGAGTAGAGAAAAGTAGGTAAACAGTAAGGAGAATTATATTTTCATTCACTCAATTGTTGATAGGTTACGAGAGACGTTGGATGATCTTTATTTACAGATAAAACAAACTTAATGATACATGAGCTATCTTTAATGCTTGTGCATAAACTGAGTTGTTCCATAAAATGTACCACATGCTCTTAGGAGAGATACATGTACCGACCTTCTAAGAGAAGGAAATggacatccatatcaattcatttagttgtttcataacaataatatttttattaacCCTATTTTCCCAATCTACGAGAGTTTTTTTGGCACAGATGGTAATAATACAAATGCAACAGTCTGCAGTTTTGTCGCTACATCTTTTGTAGCCAAAATTGCAAATTTAGCTATTACATAACAATGGATAGGACCTTAGCTGGCTTTCCTCTTTGGCTTTCTTTTGAACCTTGAACAACAATGAAAACTCCCCACCAAGAAGCTGCCCTTCCAGTTATTGAACCACAGATAATACTTGATGATCCTTCAGGTGACACTGTTTTGGGTTTTCGTAttaatttgttttttgttttttggttttcACATTAATGCAATTATGAATATTCTCAACATTCATTGTATTTTTCTGCCATGATCAATACCACCAAAGATGTCCAACCAGTGAACACGCGTGCaccttttccctttcccttctgCTGATCATACTGCTCCCACAAGTAACCAGTCTGATGGTAGTTTTTAACCACATTCCTAGGATAAAAAGGAGAGCTCGAAATCACTGTAAGCATATACTATATGTGGCAAAATCatctttaaaaagaaaaaaattagaacAGAACTTTCTGCCACAGAAAAATTGGTTACGTGATGATAGAAAAGTATCTTTTGCAATCTGCGCATTTGGATGTGCGAGTGCCTAAATGCCTAATCACACACCATACCTGATCAAGTTGTTCCTCAAATCATCATATATCGCCTTGGCACGTTGTCTGTATGGTCCATCCTCTATAATGATCAAACCAAGGCAGCATCAACTTTATAAGAAAGAGTTTCAGAAGAAAATGTTAATTTCTCATTTATTTGTACCTCTGGAGTAGTAGTGAAGTGCAGAGAGAATCCTATAATTCATGTTCATCCATATAGGCCCCCTCCAATATGGTGGATCATGCTCGGTATTTCGTTTCATGTAAATTGAGCTGTGGCAGATTATTTGTATTTCAATTAATGTTGTAcaattttctcaatataatcaCTTTGCCGATGAGTTGAAAAATATGTACCTCGTTGCATGAAAACCAGTGACTGTTAAACTAATAGGTGAGAATCCCCTCCTTACCTCGTTTTCGAAAGAGACCTCAGCCCGAAGTTTGTCCATAAAGTGCTTCTGTTTGAAATGAGGTCAAGTTGTTTTTCTAGTATCCAGGATCCCTGCTTGCAATTGAGTATATCATTTGATCCCAGATAACACAAAAAGGCTGACCAAGTGTGAAGAGAATGGTAACAAGAAATATTTTAAAGTACAAGTTGTTGCAAAGAGGAAGGTCATAGTAACTTACAGGTGGAATAAGCCTTTCCATCAGTGGGAAAAGGCTGACATAGCCAACATGAGGAACCAGTCTCAACACGGGTTTCTCTAAAACTTCTCGAATAAGCTCTCTACTTGGGTGACCGTTAACTGTCTCCACAACTTGCCAACTTAATCGAACCTGGAAGGGCAATTCCTTACTAGTTTCTTATAATGCATCAGTAACAGAATATTCCTTTTCAACATTAAGTCAACAGGTAGCCTTTTGGAAGCAATTTGGTTTCATAAGAATCCCCCTCTTACACGCTTTCAACATTTATTGACATGAAGCATGTAGACAACTCATCCAACCACCccaccaacccccccccccctccaaaaaaaaaaagaaaaaagaaataaaggaaaagataaatAAAGCATCAGTAACtttatgcaagaaaaagttgctGTCATCACTCCACAAAACCGTAAGATAGCTTACGTTTTCTGTATGATTCCCGTAATCAAAATAAGCTCCATATGCATCATCAAAGTGCATCTGGACAGAACGTAGACAAACCTTAGATCCAAAACCTAGATAAACGCAATAGTTTTTTGATGGATAGACCAAAATGAGATTAATATCCAGTTACAAGGAAACATGTCTGTAGTAAAAATTAGAGCTGACCTCATTTAAAAGCTGAAAATCAGAAAGCAGCTTAGCTGTGGACCTATACTCCTGTTTCAGTTCATCATAGACTTTGAATTATGTTACAGAGAAATCTTTGCATACAAAAATAGTATTATGGTGTATTTTGTACCTTTCCATGTTCATTTTCCTTCTCAAGAAATTCTAAAATCGAATGCAAGCAATCTGCAGCAAGATGCATCCAACATCTAATATCCAAGTGGCGTTCATCTTCACTTGGGTGTGATGCACGGGGATAATCATCTAGTCCAGAAGATAGAGTCTGGAAATGCAAAGAAACATCTAATTATTCTGGTGTAACAGGTAAAACAATTTTCAATTATTCTAACAAGGACGTTCATGAATGGAACAAGTGGATCTGAGAATAAACAGCAGAGTAACAGCAAAAACTTTACTCCAGAATAAGCATAGATTGTTTATGTGAAGCTCCATTTGAAATTGAAGCCCCTTTAATCTCTTTCAAAATCACAATATGTATTAAAAATACAATGCAGTTAGAATTGTGTCTTTCTTCCAAATTATTGCGCTGATACTGTATTTGTATTTTACAACCTTTTAGGTATTTATTTCAAACTCATTAAGATGTGGAATAAGCAGCCAGACGTCATAAAACTTCGCATGTTGCAGTAATATGTGTCTTAGGACGTCCATGAAGCAATATTCAAGTACATTAAGCAACTAAGCGTGCATATCCAGATACAGTTAAGCCGTTTACTAATGAATCAGGCACAAAACCTTTGGATTTAATTCACGAATAGTTTTATTGTCTCTTCCATGCCAAAAATAGCTGCTCACAGCCTTTCCTGCAAATACAGCAGGTAGAACTTCTCATAAGATGCTTAAACATGATAGAAGCTACCAATTACATTAAAGCTATGGAAGTTTAGAAATTGATTTCAGACTCGTACAATGCTTAGGTAACTAACAAACTAAGCCTTAAATAGCCAATTTCAGCTTAACATGCACTCATTTTTGACATAGAAATGCATACCTAATACCAGTATTCAATCTTTTTGAGTTAGAGGAACAAAGTAACTAAATTATCCACCAAGATCTTTAGACTCCAAGGTTGCTGTGCAAACTAACCACCAAGATCTTTAGACTCCAAGGTTGCTGTGTAAACTAAGCAATACATTGTCTCACGGTTTAAATGATGGGAATCAAGAAAGATAATGGTATTTACCCGATTGTGTGGTATTGAACCATTTAAACCATCCTTCAAGACGGACAAATGCTTGATCAAAGAAGATTGATATCTCTTTCCTCTCACCAGCAGCAAACTTCTTGGCCTTAATGCTGCAAATAAGGTCTGCATAAAGCAAGCCAAGCCTTCATACATAAACATTAAAATCATGCTTCTGGCACATATGATGATCTATTAAAAGATTAATCTGTAACACAACATGGAATAAATCATAAGTTTTTCTTTGCTTATCACTGAACCAGATCCACGATGATCTACAAACATCACCTTCTTTTAACTCCATTCAGTGAAAAATATTTCCGTTTATTGTAAATAGACCATTCAAAAATATACGCAAGCACTATAACTTTGCTCAATATGATTGTATTCTTACCAAAATTCAGCACAAACCAAATAAGCAAACTGAGCAGCCCAATTCTTAAAGCACTTAAAAAGACTAGAAATTATTGAAAGATAAGTTTACCGCGTAAAACTAGGAACAATGTTGGAGGATTCCCATTTGTTGGATGCTGGGTAACAAATTCCTCTGGGACCTTACTGCCAATTCAAATAAATAGCTTGTCAAAGAGAGATCAACAGTATATGAGATCTGAAATGATAACTAAGCATATCAGAAGAAGACTGTATTTATCACCTTAAAGCTTCAGCACCTAAAATTTGCTCACGTGGAATCCATCCATCAATATTCATTAGGTCTAGCCAGTGTCCGATAATATCCAAGCAAATATGGATATCCCAACGCCTGATCATTGTTAAGAAGAAATGAAATATTAGAATACCAAAAACTATACTGATCTTCTAAACTATGCTGACCTTCTAAACTAAATAAGGATCCATCTGACTAAAGACAGAACTAACTTAAAGCTGCAGAAAACCACCTACCAGATCAGTAGCTGATGGAAACCCTCATCCCACAAAAATCCCCTGGGGAAAAAGGGACGACTTGGAACTGCTGTATAGAGCTCAGCTGGCCAATATGAAATAAAGTCATCACCATGCTTTTTCTGCATCAGAACATAGCCCACCGTTACTTTGTCAAAAGCCCCAGTGGTAATAATTTACCACAGAAATGCTAAACATTTCAGTCAAACTCCAATACTTAAAATAACAACCCAAAATGCATAGCACATATGATTTAActacaaaataaaaatttttggatggAAATCTAGAATAAGAGCACATCAAAATAGTATCTagtatttcatttgcttttgtttcttttctttctaataCTTTAAGTGAATGTTTGTAGTAATTCTAACAGTCCATGCACTAGATGCATCAAAGTACAATGGGTAGTCGCAAAACTCATGTCTTACATTAGATGATTGTCCATCTATGCTGTTATTAGCAAAATACAAGACAGAATCACGCTATGCTAGTCTGTCTTACATTATGGTGGTTTAAAACTGACTCTTCCAGAAATTTTCAGATGCATGCAGCATGACATTGACAACAATCAAATTCAGTGGAACAAATTAATGCTTGTGTAGATTTACTGGCAGTGGAACAAGTTAATGATTGTGTAGATTT from the Coffea arabica cultivar ET-39 chromosome 11e, Coffea Arabica ET-39 HiFi, whole genome shotgun sequence genome contains:
- the LOC113715733 gene encoding nuclear pore complex protein NUP54-like isoform X1, coding for MFGTPSSAPPFGTPSSTPAFGTPSSTPAFGTPSSTPAFATPSSSPAFGTPSTPSFGTGFGTSLFSTPFSQQQSQQNSFFQTPQSSSPFGLSTPFAATQVQSSPFGQPAVTPALPFGNVQLTTQMAPVAPLPFSLADRDIQAIVDAYKEEPGNPKYAFKHLLFSVTEPQYRVKPAGVSDIMWAEAMGKLEGMESSDRERLWPHLVQGFKDLSQRLKLQDEVIVSDSERLRITQSNVKMLQRHFQADTFPWIRRMQQKEQSLQRRLLRVMRIIEALEGKGCRSPLMKGEAELAEKLAALTRQLKGSGAELSRRVQNLLTLSRVQANGLGGRSMYIPGSTKIHEQSLLDMQEVLQQQTEAIARLGNVLKRDMRDMEIIMAEETEMSED
- the LOC113715733 gene encoding nuclear pore complex protein NUP54-like isoform X2, encoding MFGTPSSAPPFGTPSSTPAFGTPSSTPAFGTPSSTPAFATPSSSPAFGTPSTPSFGTGFGTSLFSTPFSQQQSQQNSFFQTPQSSSPFGLSTPFAATQVQSSPFGQPAVTPALPFGNVQLTTQMAPVAPLPFSLADRDIQAIVDAYKEEPGNPKYAFKHLLFSVTEPQYRVKPAGVSDIMWAEAMGKLEGMESSDRERLWPHLVQGFKDLSQRLKLQRHFQADTFPWIRRMQQKEQSLQRRLLRVMRIIEALEGKGCRSPLMKGEAELAEKLAALTRQLKGSGAELSRRVQNLLTLSRVQANGLGGRSMYIPGSTKIHEQSLLDMQEVLQQQTEAIARLGNVLKRDMRDMEIIMAEETEMSED
- the LOC140021494 gene encoding F-box/kelch-repeat protein At1g67480-like, which produces MPNFVSGKKRATELNMCFSNALEQGTPPRSKGGSCLTPKFVDGIHSPVLPGLPDDVAMYCLALVPRTNFPAMGVVCKRWRSFIQSKEFIRVRKLAGMLEEWLYVLTVDSQGNGSHWKVIDCLGQKQNEFPTMPGCEKVGFGVVVLNGKLLIIAGYAMIDGNRSPSADVYQYDSCLNSWSKLADMNVARYDFACAEVNGMVYAVGGYGMDGESLSCAEVYDPDADKWTVIESLRRPRWGCFACGFEGKLYVMGGRSSFTIGNSRFVDVYNTERHTWCEMKNGCVMVTAHAVVGKKLFCIEWKNQRKLAIFDSEDHSWKMVPVPVTGSSSIRFQFGILDGKLLLFSLQEDPGYITLLYDPNAPPGSEWQTSVIKPSGSCMCSVTIKA
- the LOC113715732 gene encoding mannosyl-oligosaccharide glucosidase GCS1-like isoform X2 — encoded protein: MAGSSRRSSTRSRGKPSADAVGDESVHRVSTNARPRSYRGRDQSLIRITNVSSKVFLGFGILFSSIALFFIFRLVNTNEEPEKPRVITPFPAPKLMELPMFQGEHKESLYWGTYRPNVYFGIRARTPQSLIAGLMWIGITNGRYAMRHICQDSDELRTYGWTEHNGRDYGHQILVDQDMTLKTSFLKSKEHGSSYGGDWAVRIEVENDEVNLSEEMSKTVHLFFYMDDESGNALNLGSGATDVDDESILASGYRSDVGNWQLLLSTEDEFEFHYSGFKTPFVHNLSDLVQSNLGIQARKVGRLQLSDTSEGSSNILVFQLSGRIPFKADIIFQSGTLAQKERAISLAGASLTNKLSEKQKDYADKFERCFNLGDEKKHGDDFISYWPAELYTAVPSRPFFPRGFLWDEGFHQLLIWRWDIHICLDIIGHWLDLMNIDGWIPREQILGAEALSKVPEEFVTQHPTNGNPPTLFLVLRDLICSIKAKKFAAGERKEISIFFDQAFVRLEGWFKWFNTTQSGKAVSSYFWHGRDNKTIRELNPKTLSSGLDDYPRASHPSEDERHLDIRCWMHLAADCLHSILEFLEKENEHGKEYRSTAKLLSDFQLLNEMHFDDAYGAYFDYGNHTENVRLSWQVVETVNGHPSRELIREVLEKPVLRLVPHVGYVSLFPLMERLIPPGSWILEKQLDLISNRSTLWTNFGLRSLSKTSSIYMKRNTEHDPPYWRGPIWMNMNYRILSALHYYSREDGPYRQRAKAIYDDLRNNLIRNVVKNYHQTGYLWEQYDQQKGKGKGARVFTGWTSLVVLIMAEKYNEC
- the LOC113715732 gene encoding mannosyl-oligosaccharide glucosidase GCS1-like isoform X1, coding for MAGSSRRSSTRSRGKPSADAVGDESVHRVSTNARPRSYRGRDQSLIRITNVSSKVFLGFGILFSSIALFFIFRLVNTNEEPEKPRVITPFPAPKLMELPMFQGEHKESLYWGTYRPNVYFGIRARTPQSLIAGLMWIGITNGRYAMRHICQDSDELRTYGWTEHNGRDYGHQILVDQDMTLKTSFLKSKEHGSSYGGDWAVRIEVENDEVNLSEEMSKTVHLFFYMDDESGNALNLGSGATDVDDESILASGYRSDVGNWQLLLSTEDEFEFHYSGFKTPFVHNLSDLVQSNLGIQARKVGRLQLSDTSEGSSNILVFQLSGRIPFKADIIFQSGTLAQKERAISLAGASLTNKLSEKQKDYADKFERCFNLGDELDSGSVTVGKAALANLLGGIGYFYGQSQIALPNRPDKKHGDDFISYWPAELYTAVPSRPFFPRGFLWDEGFHQLLIWRWDIHICLDIIGHWLDLMNIDGWIPREQILGAEALSKVPEEFVTQHPTNGNPPTLFLVLRDLICSIKAKKFAAGERKEISIFFDQAFVRLEGWFKWFNTTQSGKAVSSYFWHGRDNKTIRELNPKTLSSGLDDYPRASHPSEDERHLDIRCWMHLAADCLHSILEFLEKENEHGKEYRSTAKLLSDFQLLNEMHFDDAYGAYFDYGNHTENVRLSWQVVETVNGHPSRELIREVLEKPVLRLVPHVGYVSLFPLMERLIPPGSWILEKQLDLISNRSTLWTNFGLRSLSKTSSIYMKRNTEHDPPYWRGPIWMNMNYRILSALHYYSREDGPYRQRAKAIYDDLRNNLIRNVVKNYHQTGYLWEQYDQQKGKGKGARVFTGWTSLVVLIMAEKYNEC